One Nyctibius grandis isolate bNycGra1 chromosome 26, bNycGra1.pri, whole genome shotgun sequence DNA window includes the following coding sequences:
- the LOC137673978 gene encoding uncharacterized protein encodes MAGPLRPAGGSAARSSPQPPPPGRGGLAPPGTAAPPAPTPLPPPEPLPPPRRAPGSAAHGPGGAGPPGQAPPGAGLGTEPRRAPPARSPRGPRHSRSGRSPAGDAAPPPPGPTHRPQRRSPAPLTARSAAPPAAARRPQAAEPANHRRPAPQGSRPGGRPASREPGALT; translated from the exons ATGGCCGGACCCCTCCGCCCCGCCGGCGGCAGCGCAGCCCgctccagcccccagcccccgccgccgggacgCGGCGGCCTCGCCCCGCCCGGCACAGCGGCGCCCCCAGCCCCCACTCCGCTCCCACCGCCGGAGCCGCTGCCTCCCCCCAGGCGGGCTCCCGGGTCTGCGGCGCACGGGCCCGGTGGAGCCGGGCCCCCAGGGCAGGCACCgcccggggcagggctgggcaccgAGCCGCGCCGGGCGCCGCCTGCCCGGAGCCCCCGCGGGCCGCGCCACAGCCGGTCCGGCCGCAGCCCTGCGGGAGacgcggccccgccgccccccggccccactCACCGCCCGCAGCGCCGCTCCCCGGCCCCACTCACCGCCCGCAgcgccgctccccccgccgcag CCCGCCGGCCACAGGCAGCGGAACCTGCCAATCAtcgccgccccgccccgcagGGTTCCCGCCCTGGCGGACGCCCCGCCTCACGTGAGCCGGGCGCGCTGACGTAG
- the KCNH4 gene encoding potassium voltage-gated channel subfamily H member 4: MPVMKGLLAPQNTFLDTIATRFDGTHSNFILANAQVRRSFPIVYCSDGFCDLTGFARTEVMQKNCSCRFLYGAETSEPVLQRIERVLDGRQELQTEVCFYKKGGAAFWCLLDIVPIKNEKGEVVLFLFSFKDITESRGRSHQGDKKEGKQRSKKPRSSQLWAARRHGWTVLHRLSSQFARGNRSEMKINHNVFENKPSIPEYKVAAVQKSRFILLHYSVCKALWDCLILLATFYVAVTVPYNVCFTGTEDSPSAARSTIVSDIAVEMLFILDIVLNFRTTYVSHSGQVVYEPRSICIHYVATWFFVDLVAALPFDLLYLCNVTVTSLVHLLKTVRLLRLLRLLQKLERYSQYGAMVLTLLTSVFALLAHWLACVWYVIGRKEMESNDPHTWDIGWLHELGKRLEAPYINSSAGGPSVRSAYIASLYFTLSSLTSVGFGNVCANTDAEKIFSICTMLIGALMHAVVFGNVTAIIQRMYSRRSLYHTRMKDLKDFIRVHRLPQQLKQRMLEYFQTTWSVNNGIDANELLHDFPDELRADVAMHLNKDILQLPVFETASRGCLRSLSLHIKTSFCAPGEYLLRQGDALQANYFVCSGSLEVLKDNVVLAILGKGDLIGADLCSTDRVIKTNADVKALTYCDLQHVGLRGLCEVLRLYPEYASKFTADIHQDLTFNLREGSEMEGLCRYSRSPRLSQAPQPRPEGGAALEKPLPSVLEDEGEPSEVFQHSPATVTRRKLLLPQLSSPARCGSLSSLLGDELCQISALRRSCRSPARCSRGRSPSPQCRRDARRPEREAGAGRRPAELLIPSLNACGPPDLGPRVVDGIEDNGGTSEPQTFCFNVDAPLQSTARGSPTSGTSSSVPALAMEAEEIKQNIMRLNQEISHLNQEVSHLSRELQRMMELLQSRLRAAQPPACPCHLPAAASPPPWPSPPSATVPPSPLPVPPSNSPSASRRAKCCPVRSCLAHAATGPPVHPWVGTEGPCPPRGDTPSPDPHQASDSQPLPLPPRSARSFPGCSAGGRPRAPPQPRSGSASSH; this comes from the exons ACAGCAACTTCATCCTGGCCAACGCTCAGGTCCGCCGCAGCTTCCCGATCGTCTACTGCTCCGACGGCTTCTGCGACCTCACCGGCTTCGCCCGCACCGAGGTCATGCAGAAGAACTGCAGCTGCCGCTTCCTCTACGGGGCCGAGACCAGCGAGCCCGTCCTGCAGCGCATCGAGAGGGTGCTGGACGGCAGGCAGGAGCTCCAGACCGAGGTCTGCTTCTACAAGAAGGGGG GAGCCGCGTTCTGGTGCCTGCTGGACATCGTGCCCATCAAGAACGAGAAGGGGGAGGTGgtgctcttcctcttctccttcaaGGACATCACAGAGAGCCGGGGCAGGAGCCACCAGGGTGACAAGAAGGAGG GGAAGCAGAGGAGCAAGAAGCCCAGGAGCTCGCAGCTGTGGGCGGCGCGGAGGCACGGCTGGACGGTGCTGCACCGGCTCAGCAGCCAGTTTGCCCGGGGGAACCGCAGCGAGATGAAAATCAACCAC AACGTGTTCGAGAACAAGCCGTCCATCCCCGAGTACAAGGTGGCCGCGGTGCAGAAGTCCCGCTTCATCCTGCTCCACTACAGCGTCTGCAAGGCCCTCTGGGACTGCCTGATCCTGCTGGCCACCTTCTACGTGGCCGTCACCGTCCCCTACAACGTCTGCTTCACGGGCACAGAGGACAGCCCCTCGGCCGCCCGCAGCACCATTGTCAGCGACATCGCTGTGGAGATGCTCTTCATCCTGG ACATCGTCCTGAACTTCCGCACGACCTACGTGAGCCACTCGGGCCAGGTGGTGTACGAGCCCCGCTCCATCTGCATCCACTACGTGGCCACCTGGTTCTTCGTGGATCTGGTCGCCGCGCTGCCCTTCGATCTGCTCTACCTCTGCAACGTGACGGTG ACCTCGCTGGTTCACCTGCTGAAGACGGTGCGGCTGCTGCGGCTGCTGCGGCTGCTGCAGAAGCTGGAGCGGTACTCGCAGTACGGCGCCATGGTGCTCACCCTGCTCACCTCCGTGTTCGCCCTGCTGGCCCACTGGCTGGCCTGCGTCTGGTACGTCATCGGCCGCAAGGAGATGGAGAGCAACGACCCCCACACCTGGGACATCG GCTGGCTGCACGAGCTGGGCAAGAGGCTGGAGGCTCCCTACATCAACAGCTCGGCCGGGGGCCCCTCCGTCCGCAGCGCCTACATCGCCTCCCTCTACTTCACCCTCAGCAGCCTGACCAGCGTGGGCTTCGGCAACGTCTGCGCCAACACCGACGCCGAGAAGATCTTCTCCATCTGCACCATGCTCATCGGGG CGCTGATGCACGCCGTCGTCTTCGGCAACGTCACGGCCATCATCCAGCGCATGTACTCCCGCCGCTCGCTCTACCACACGCGCATGAAGGACCTCAAGGACTTCATCCGCGTCCACcgcctgccccagcagctcaAGCAGAGGATGCTCGAGTACTTCCAGACCACCTGGTCGGTGAACAACGGCATCGATGCGAACGAG ctgctgcacGACTTCCCCGACGAGCTGCGTGCGGACGTGGCCATGCACCTCAACAAGGACATCCTGCAGCTGCCCGTCTTCGAGACGGCCAGCCGGGGCTGCCTCCGCTCCCTCTCGCTCCACATCAAGACCTCCTTCTGCGCCCCGGGGGAGTACCTGCTGCGCCAGGGTGACGCGCTGCAGGCCAACTACTTCGTCTGCTCCGGCTCCCTCGAGGTGCTCAAGGACAACGTGGTCCTGGCCATCCTGG GCAAAGGGGATTTGATCGGAGCCGACCTGTGCAGCACGGACCGAGTGATCAAGACCAACGCGGACGTGAAGGCGCTGACCTACTGCGACCTGCAGCAcgtggggctgcgggggctcTGCGAGGTGCTGCGCCTCTACCCCGAGTACGCCAGCAAGTTCACGGCGGACATCCACCAGGACCTGACCTTCAACCTGCGGGAGGGCAGCGAGATGGAG GGGCTCTGCCGCTACTCCCGGTCCCCGCGGCTGTCGCAGGCACCGCAG CCTCGTCCGGAGGGCGGTGCCGCCCTGGAGAAGCCCCTTCCCTCCGTCCTGGAGGATGAGGGGGAGCCCAGCGAGGTCTTCCAGCACTCGCCCGCCACCGTCACCCGCCgcaagctgctgctgccccagctgaGCAGCCCGGCGCGCTGCggctccctgagcagcctccTGGGCGACGAGCTGTGCCAGATCTCAGCCCTGCGGCGCAGCTGCCGCTCCCCGGCCCGCTGCAGCCGGGGCCGCAGCCCCTCTCCGCAGTGCCGGAGGGACGCCCGGCGCCCGGAGCGGGAGGCTGGCGCGGGCAGGAGGCCGGCCGAGCTCCTCATCCCCTCCTTGAACGCCTGCGGCCCCCCGGACCTCGGCCCCAG AGTCGTGGATGGGATTGAAGACAACGGGGGGACATCGGAGCCACAAACCTTCTGCTTCAACGTGGACGCCCCGCTGCAGAGCACGGCAAGGGGCTCCCCCACGTCAGGTACCTCCAGCA GTGTCCCAGCCCTGGCGATGGAGGCGGAGGAGATAAAGCAGAACATCATGCGGCTCAACCAGGAG ATCAGCCACCTCAACCAGGAGGTTTCCCACCTCAGCCGGGAGCTGCAGCGCATGATGGAGCTGCTCCAGAGCCGCCTCCGCGCCGCGCAGCCCCCCGCCTGCCCCTGCCACCTGCCCGCGGCCGCCTCGCCACCTCCCTGGCCCTCGCCACCCTCTGCCACGGTGCCCCCCTCGCCCCTGCCCGTGCCCCCCAGCAACTCCCCCTCTGCCAGCCGCCGGGCCAAATGCTGCCCGGTCCGCAGCTGCTTGGCCCACGCCGCCACCGGCCCCCCCGTGCACCCCTGGGTGGGCACCGAGGGGCCGTGCCCGCCGCGGGGGGAcacccccagccctgacccccaccAGGCCTCGGACTCGCAGCCCCTCCCGCTGCCGCCCCGCTCTGCCCGCTCCTTCCCCGGCTGCTCGGCTGGCGGtcggccccgcgcccccccgcagccccgctccggCTCCGCCAGCTCCCACTGA